A genome region from Fodinibius salicampi includes the following:
- a CDS encoding DUF6567 family protein, translating to MKNILIPTLLLAMLLTACTSSGAFLSANQTIVNLNEGNYALSATNVAGEAESAYLLGLSYSTGFTASTLAIARVEGTGMLYAEALENLWENYENEYGAISGQKLALTNVRYDTDILNLVLYTKVKVMVRADIVEFE from the coding sequence TTGAAAAACATTTTGATACCAACACTACTACTGGCAATGTTACTTACCGCATGTACCAGCTCAGGGGCTTTTTTATCGGCTAATCAAACAATTGTCAATCTGAATGAGGGCAACTATGCTTTATCGGCAACAAATGTCGCCGGAGAGGCAGAGTCCGCCTACCTGCTCGGGTTAAGTTATTCAACCGGTTTTACGGCCAGTACTTTGGCTATTGCCAGGGTTGAAGGTACAGGAATGCTGTATGCCGAAGCTCTGGAAAATCTGTGGGAAAATTATGAAAATGAATATGGGGCGATTTCAGGTCAAAAGCTGGCGCTTACCAATGTTCGATACGATACGGATATCCTGAATCTTGTACTTTACACAAAAGTGAAAGTTATGGTGAGAGCCGATATTGTTGAATTTGAATGA
- a CDS encoding flavodoxin domain-containing protein produces MKLLIVYGTTEGQTRKICNYLRGKAVDNGHQVTIVDATGPDVNPNSFDATIIGASLHAEKYQYSVEHYVQEHHKSLNKMPTGFLSVSLTAVYDDSQNQKELEKIANNFFDKTGWNPTFVEQVAGALRYTKYNFFKKIIMRMIAQKSGGSTDTSKDTEYTDWNQVKELLDKLEKEMVKIQTKNSINK; encoded by the coding sequence ATGAAATTGCTAATTGTATACGGTACAACGGAAGGACAAACAAGAAAAATTTGCAACTATCTGCGTGGCAAAGCCGTAGATAATGGCCATCAGGTTACGATTGTGGATGCCACCGGCCCCGATGTAAATCCAAATAGTTTTGATGCGACTATTATCGGAGCTTCGCTTCATGCTGAAAAATACCAATATTCTGTTGAACACTACGTTCAAGAACATCACAAATCTTTAAATAAAATGCCCACGGGTTTCTTATCGGTAAGTTTGACGGCTGTTTATGATGATTCCCAAAACCAAAAAGAGCTTGAAAAAATCGCTAATAATTTTTTTGACAAAACGGGATGGAATCCGACCTTTGTAGAGCAGGTGGCCGGCGCACTTCGCTATACAAAATATAACTTTTTTAAAAAAATCATTATGCGAATGATTGCCCAGAAAAGCGGAGGAAGTACCGATACGTCAAAAGATACCGAATACACCGACTGGAACCAGGTGAAAGAATTGCTGGATAAACTGGAAAAAGAAATGGTAAAAATCCAAACCAAGAATTCTATAAACAAATGA
- a CDS encoding DUF4332 domain-containing protein — protein sequence MSLASINELLKLSDLSRIWGVGSVFCRIFFKAGFDSVGKVAEAETSELYEALTETNRNGNYTKARFTVKDVASCIEFARQLPIIIK from the coding sequence ATAAGTCTTGCTTCTATTAATGAACTGCTCAAATTATCTGATCTTTCCAGAATATGGGGCGTAGGATCTGTGTTCTGCAGAATTTTTTTTAAGGCTGGTTTTGATTCGGTCGGCAAAGTGGCAGAGGCCGAAACATCAGAATTATATGAAGCGCTGACAGAAACCAACAGAAATGGAAACTATACAAAGGCCAGATTTACGGTTAAAGATGTGGCGTCCTGCATTGAATTTGCGCGGCAGCTGCCAATAATCATTAAATAA
- a CDS encoding DUF6064 family protein, whose translation MRELPFTIDQFLQVFEVYNRAIWPTQFVAYLLGTVVIWLVIKQGLSSEIYINRIIGLFWIWMGVIYHIIFFAVINPAAYIFGALFILQGGHSSD comes from the coding sequence ATGAGGGAACTGCCGTTTACGATAGATCAATTTTTACAGGTATTTGAAGTCTATAACCGAGCTATTTGGCCAACACAATTTGTTGCTTATCTGCTTGGTACAGTGGTGATATGGCTTGTAATAAAACAGGGTCTATCCTCCGAAATATATATAAACCGAATAATTGGTTTATTCTGGATTTGGATGGGAGTAATTTATCACATCATCTTTTTTGCAGTGATAAATCCTGCAGCTTATATCTTTGGAGCTCTGTTTATCCTGCAGGGGGGGCATTCTAGTGACTGA
- a CDS encoding DUF6064 family protein, protein MTEIKDVQLRYRFGKDIYSVTGIIFILYSIIIYPLLGYSFGHVYPQSPVFGLAPCPTTIFTFGILLQAKGRIPLWLIAIPGIWSLVGFSAAFQLGIYEDIGLIVAGVLGVGMLMFKNHKSKFDIAYGT, encoded by the coding sequence GTGACTGAAATAAAAGATGTCCAACTACGATATAGATTTGGAAAAGATATTTATAGTGTAACAGGTATTATTTTTATCCTGTATAGCATAATTATTTATCCGCTGCTCGGATATAGTTTTGGCCACGTCTATCCGCAGTCGCCTGTGTTTGGACTTGCCCCCTGTCCAACAACCATATTTACCTTTGGAATACTTCTCCAGGCCAAAGGGAGAATCCCCCTTTGGCTCATAGCCATACCCGGAATCTGGTCGCTCGTAGGCTTTTCTGCCGCATTCCAACTTGGGATCTACGAAGATATTGGATTGATCGTAGCAGGAGTGTTGGGAGTAGGTATGCTGATGTTCAAAAATCATAAATCAAAATTTGATATTGCATATGGAACGTAA
- a CDS encoding DNA alkylation repair protein produces the protein MDTNNILNEVRRELKQNSEPENRKIGKTFFKEEVRLYGVKTATVTQIAKKYFKEISDQKKSEVFGLCEQLWQSGYTEESYIACNWAYALRKDYEPDDFIIFEKWLHLYVVNWASCDTLCNHTIGTFIEMYPEYLPELKLWAKAENRWVRRGSAVTLIVPARDGKFLKEVLEISELLLMDDDDLVQKGYGWLMKAASESHQKEIFDYVMSKKEIMSRTALRYAIEKMPDELRAAAMDRASKSA, from the coding sequence ATGGATACGAACAACATTCTGAATGAAGTTCGAAGGGAGCTGAAACAAAACAGCGAGCCTGAAAACAGGAAAATCGGCAAGACCTTCTTCAAAGAGGAGGTCCGGTTGTATGGAGTTAAAACGGCAACCGTAACACAAATAGCAAAGAAATATTTCAAAGAGATCAGTGATCAAAAGAAATCTGAAGTATTTGGGCTGTGCGAACAGCTTTGGCAGTCGGGTTACACGGAGGAATCCTATATCGCCTGCAACTGGGCGTATGCTCTACGTAAAGATTATGAGCCGGATGATTTCATCATATTCGAAAAGTGGCTTCATCTATATGTAGTAAACTGGGCCTCGTGTGATACGCTCTGCAATCATACAATTGGTACCTTCATCGAGATGTATCCTGAATATCTGCCAGAATTAAAACTGTGGGCTAAAGCGGAAAATCGGTGGGTGAGACGCGGATCTGCCGTCACGTTAATTGTCCCAGCTCGAGATGGCAAATTTCTGAAGGAAGTTCTGGAGATCTCCGAACTGCTGCTTATGGATGACGATGACCTGGTGCAGAAAGGGTACGGTTGGTTAATGAAAGCAGCCAGTGAATCCCATCAAAAAGAGATTTTTGATTATGTAATGAGCAAAAAAGAGATCATGTCGCGGACGGCCTTGCGGTATGCTATTGAAAAGATGCCGGATGAACTGCGAGCGGCGGCAATGGATCGGGCGTCAAAATCAGCATAA
- a CDS encoding c-type cytochrome: MGKIYPFRRILFITTVTLVFFAFTSVTHTQQDNFQFHSSDKAYSTLTYDSSIANPPKTGAELYKKACANCHGADGKGTSTTQLGLEVAPPDFTECNFATREPDGDWIAIAHQGGPTRGFSKEMPAFGKALSERDLKKIMDHLRTFCTDDNWPRGELNLPRPLVTEKAYPEDEAVFSTSIDMENEGAVNNEIVYERRFGARNQLEIVFPFGYTQQRNGGWSGGHLGDMALGVKRTLYHNLNSGSIFSLTGEVIVPTGDEATRYGIGTTVLEPFASYGQILPRGGFFHLQTGLEYPLLRDKAEDEAFWRAAIGKSFNPIPWGRTWSPMVEILGSREIESGAVTQWDIAPQMQVTLNTRQHIMLNIGVRIPADDPERDTQLMVYILWDWFDGGIFEGW, encoded by the coding sequence ATGGGAAAAATTTATCCGTTCAGAAGAATTTTATTCATCACCACGGTAACACTGGTATTTTTTGCCTTTACGTCGGTTACCCATACCCAGCAAGATAATTTCCAGTTTCATTCCAGCGACAAAGCATACTCAACGCTAACGTACGACTCCTCGATAGCAAACCCTCCGAAAACAGGTGCGGAACTTTATAAGAAGGCATGTGCCAATTGCCACGGAGCCGACGGCAAAGGTACTTCCACAACTCAGCTGGGACTTGAAGTGGCTCCGCCCGACTTCACTGAATGTAATTTTGCCACCCGGGAACCCGATGGAGACTGGATAGCCATAGCACATCAAGGTGGACCTACCCGGGGGTTCTCAAAGGAGATGCCTGCCTTTGGCAAAGCTTTGTCGGAACGGGATCTAAAAAAAATCATGGACCATCTTCGAACCTTTTGCACTGATGACAACTGGCCACGTGGAGAGCTAAATCTGCCTCGCCCCCTGGTTACGGAAAAGGCATACCCCGAAGACGAAGCGGTTTTTTCCACCTCCATTGATATGGAAAATGAAGGCGCTGTCAATAATGAAATCGTATATGAACGTCGGTTTGGCGCCCGGAATCAGCTTGAAATTGTTTTTCCTTTCGGATATACCCAGCAACGCAATGGTGGCTGGAGTGGTGGACACCTTGGAGATATGGCTCTGGGAGTAAAAAGAACGCTCTATCATAACCTCAACAGCGGATCCATCTTTAGTTTAACTGGAGAAGTTATTGTCCCCACCGGCGATGAAGCTACCAGATACGGAATTGGGACGACGGTGCTGGAGCCTTTTGCATCCTACGGCCAGATCCTCCCCCGTGGAGGATTTTTTCACCTTCAAACCGGCCTAGAATATCCCCTGCTCCGTGACAAAGCAGAGGACGAAGCTTTTTGGCGAGCTGCGATAGGCAAGAGTTTTAATCCAATCCCCTGGGGACGAACGTGGTCGCCCATGGTTGAGATTCTCGGCTCCAGGGAAATTGAATCAGGAGCTGTTACACAGTGGGACATTGCACCCCAAATGCAGGTGACTCTTAACACCCGACAACATATTATGCTGAATATTGGGGTGCGAATTCCGGCGGACGACCCTGAGCGGGATACCCAACTTATGGTGTATATCCTGTGGGACTGGTTTGACGGGGGAATCTTTGAAGGCTGGTAA
- a CDS encoding efflux RND transporter permease subunit, whose translation MLESLFEYLKPAIRFCIRFPSIVLGTGFLLAAVGLLLALNLRIDNDFSKLLPESYPSVQSLEKLREQVGTPNEVAVIINSTSFELNKEFAQRLIPEVMKMKNRSDDSPYFSRVLFRKETDFLKSNALWFATDQELSLIESYLDEEIELARMRANPFYFELDDDTAASDSLGTELQQAYDELIGSEYPISADSLTMAVRFYPAGSQTDIRYIRELYEDLKLLTTRLAKEFGQEDLNLVLAGRLLRSLIEIDSIYLDVRDSFWAGTIMLLLLVMGYFFYKNYHIRTGGVHSLKVFVSELFRLPVTALIMAVPLIVSLCWTFGITWLTFETLNIMTSTLGLLLFGMGIDFGIHFYARYIEERGEGNPIEKAIETTFMTTGQAIASVGITTSVAFFILMIADFKGFSEFGAIAGIGLLFSIFSMIFLLPALIILLEKMGFLKTLMSVNTFQKKDNNSLSKPDIDRRILATGVILICLAATVLSGWHARGLDFEYDFGKLEPVYESYNIVAQEARKVYSDRKTRNAAYIIADNPEDAIELRNVLLERISSDTLTSTIESAEIFQDRYPFSDAEQQQKLARIEGVRDRLDDSFLRTSDSEQLHRLKRAASTVESIHLEQVPDFLLEPFTAKDGSIGNLVIIYPSVPLSDGRNSMNFADDLSNIELSNGKIYNAASTSIVASDMLRLMIHETPRMVAITLTFIILIKLIIFRSVKWMVLALFPLAASFLWLFGFMEIAGWKLNFYNIVVLPTILGIGDDSGIHIIHRYLEEGRGSIYKVIRSTGEHVTVSSLTTMLGFAGLLFSTHPGMRSIGELAVAGIGLMLFASLVLLPSILYILERWNKIRIR comes from the coding sequence ATGCTTGAATCCCTTTTTGAATATCTAAAACCTGCAATACGCTTCTGTATACGATTCCCGTCAATCGTTCTTGGTACAGGCTTTTTGCTGGCTGCAGTTGGATTGCTTCTTGCTCTGAACCTCCGCATTGATAACGATTTCTCAAAATTACTTCCGGAAAGCTATCCTAGTGTGCAGTCACTTGAGAAACTGAGGGAACAGGTTGGTACTCCCAATGAAGTGGCTGTAATAATTAATAGTACTTCTTTTGAACTGAATAAGGAGTTTGCGCAACGGCTTATACCGGAAGTAATGAAAATGAAGAACCGATCGGACGATTCTCCCTATTTTAGCAGGGTCTTATTTCGAAAAGAAACAGATTTCCTGAAATCTAATGCCCTGTGGTTTGCCACTGATCAGGAATTAAGTCTTATTGAATCCTACCTCGACGAGGAGATTGAACTTGCACGGATGAGGGCCAATCCTTTCTATTTTGAACTGGATGATGATACGGCTGCGTCTGATTCACTTGGAACTGAGCTTCAACAGGCCTATGACGAACTTATCGGATCGGAATACCCGATTTCGGCTGACTCTCTGACCATGGCTGTCCGCTTTTATCCTGCCGGTTCCCAAACCGATATCCGGTATATTCGTGAACTTTACGAAGACCTTAAGCTCCTTACTACCCGGCTTGCGAAAGAATTCGGTCAGGAGGATCTAAACCTGGTCTTGGCAGGGCGACTTCTCCGCTCTCTCATCGAAATCGACAGTATATATCTTGATGTGCGCGATTCCTTCTGGGCAGGTACGATCATGCTTTTGTTATTGGTTATGGGCTATTTTTTTTACAAAAATTACCACATTCGTACAGGGGGAGTCCACTCTCTGAAAGTTTTTGTATCCGAACTATTCAGGCTTCCGGTTACAGCATTAATCATGGCGGTCCCCCTGATTGTGAGTCTCTGCTGGACATTCGGCATTACCTGGTTGACTTTCGAAACCCTGAATATCATGACTTCTACTCTGGGTTTGTTGCTGTTTGGTATGGGAATTGACTTTGGTATCCATTTTTATGCCCGCTATATCGAAGAGCGCGGTGAAGGTAATCCGATTGAAAAAGCGATTGAAACAACTTTTATGACGACCGGACAGGCGATAGCATCGGTAGGTATTACTACTTCAGTGGCATTTTTCATATTAATGATCGCTGATTTTAAGGGTTTCAGTGAATTTGGTGCCATTGCCGGTATAGGGTTACTCTTCTCTATCTTTTCCATGATATTTCTGTTGCCTGCATTGATAATACTGTTGGAAAAAATGGGTTTTCTGAAAACTTTAATGTCTGTCAATACATTTCAAAAAAAAGATAATAACAGTTTGTCTAAGCCGGATATTGACAGAAGAATACTTGCAACCGGTGTTATCCTGATATGCCTGGCAGCCACTGTTTTGTCGGGCTGGCATGCCCGCGGCCTAGACTTTGAATATGATTTCGGAAAACTTGAACCGGTCTATGAATCGTATAACATTGTTGCACAAGAAGCCCGTAAAGTATATAGCGACCGGAAAACCAGAAATGCGGCCTATATTATTGCCGATAATCCGGAAGATGCCATTGAATTACGAAATGTGTTGTTAGAACGAATCTCTTCAGATACACTTACTTCAACGATAGAGTCGGCTGAGATATTCCAGGACCGTTATCCTTTTTCTGATGCAGAACAGCAACAAAAACTTGCCAGAATTGAAGGAGTTCGGGACAGGCTCGATGACTCATTTCTACGAACCAGTGATTCTGAGCAACTTCATCGATTGAAGCGGGCGGCATCTACTGTTGAATCGATTCATCTTGAGCAGGTCCCCGATTTTCTATTGGAACCGTTTACCGCTAAAGACGGGTCGATTGGAAACCTGGTTATCATCTATCCGTCGGTCCCGTTATCCGACGGACGCAACTCGATGAATTTTGCAGATGACCTATCTAATATCGAATTGAGCAATGGAAAAATCTATAACGCGGCTTCGACCTCAATTGTAGCTTCCGATATGTTGCGACTGATGATTCATGAAACGCCCCGTATGGTTGCTATCACACTTACGTTCATTATTTTGATAAAGCTGATCATTTTCAGGAGCGTGAAATGGATGGTTCTTGCACTGTTTCCATTGGCTGCCAGTTTTCTCTGGCTGTTCGGTTTTATGGAAATTGCAGGGTGGAAACTCAACTTTTACAACATTGTCGTGCTTCCTACAATACTAGGCATTGGAGATGATAGTGGTATTCATATCATCCATCGCTACCTTGAGGAAGGCAGGGGATCTATCTACAAAGTGATCCGTTCCACGGGAGAACATGTTACGGTGAGTTCGCTTACTACGATGCTGGGCTTCGCCGGGTTGTTGTTCTCCACTCATCCGGGGATGAGATCGATTGGAGAACTTGCCGTGGCCGGTATCGGCCTGATGCTGTTTGCATCTTTGGTTTTATTGCCCTCTATTTTATACATCCTGGAAAGATGGAATAAAATCAGAATCCGTTAG